In Maniola hyperantus chromosome 13, iAphHyp1.2, whole genome shotgun sequence, one genomic interval encodes:
- the LOC117987866 gene encoding uncharacterized protein — protein sequence MYGKYIALLISLIGTTLSIYPYFDTQDFIYNVPKVYRISLTLDKLLDYYEKKPSKDPEWYIALGMARGQLEYTINELDKSVPAKLKENLQNLTRRMDRIQNGTNFATLVYRSKDYEYVAKAIFENLEVFSSLLEPLTIGTMGTQKPFRFQFEQYVQEARTKMPTRKAADACMMQLLISAMETQTTQTDGSCEMTPECQAQLMQGSGLAFQQTSRVRAMILARLFDCMEGVDISAYIYKLCIQVYKETKSLEAWDHPAGTRTLFMQQILFCASQGYGEFVKPRWMNKIMSWQEPKGCYSDDRQPFLRLTGFVGPASSAPPKEREEEYRVKKAAASEGGSCNSLTSATALGSLVLYVRALLETDQAFQYDVLM from the exons ATGTATGGAAAGTACATCGCCTTGTTGATTTCACTGATAGGGACAACTCTCTCCATTTACCCATACTTTGATACGCAAGACTTCATATATAATGTCCCCAAAGTGTACAGGATCTCCCTCACGCTGGACAAATTGTTGGATTATTACGAAAAAAAGCCCTCCAAAGATCCAGAATGGTACATCGCTCTTGGAATGGCTAGAG GTCAACTCGAGTATACAATAAATGAATTGGACAAATCGGTGCCAGCAAAGTTGAAGGAGAATTTACAGAACCTCACGAGGAGAATGGATCGGATTCAAAATGGCACAAATTTCGCAACTCTAGTGTATCGCAGTAAAGATTATGAatatg TGGCCAAAGCTATTTTCGAGAATTTGGAAGTTTTTTCATCGCTGCTAGAGCCCCTGACTATCGGTACGATGGGCACACAGAAGCCTTTTCGGTTCCAGTTTGAACAATACGTCCAAGAGGCAAGAACAAAGATGCCAACTAGAAAAGCAGCTG ACGCTTGCATGATGCAACTGCTTATATCAGCTATGGAAACACAGACTACACAAACCGATGGAAGTTGCGAGATGACGCCAGAATGCCAAGCACAACTCATGCAGGGATCTGGGCTAGCTTTCCAACAAACTAGCCGCGTCCGTGCAATGATTCTTGCACGTCTCTTTGACTGCATGGAAGGCGTAGATATTTCCGCTTACATCTACAAGCTTTGCATACAGGTTTACAAAGAAACGAAGTCGTTAGAGGCCTGGGATCATCCGGCTGGTACTAGAACACTATTTATGCAACAGA TACTGTTTTGCGCTTCCCAAGGCTATGGAGAGTTTGTAAAGCCACGGTGGATGAACAAAATCATGTCATGGCAAGAACCCAAAGGTTGTTATTCGGATGATCGACAACCATTTCTAAGGCTTACTGGATTTGTTGGACCTGCCTCCTCGGCGCCGCCTAAAGAAAGAGAG GAAGAGTATCGAGTGAAAAAGGCTGCAGCATCTGAGGGCGGTTCCTGTAACTCCTTGACGTCAGCTACGGCTCTGGGTTCACTGGTGCTATACGTTCGTGCGCTTTTGGAAACAGATCAAGCATTCCAGTATGACGTTCTTATGTAA